From one Anopheles bellator chromosome 1, idAnoBellAS_SP24_06.2, whole genome shotgun sequence genomic stretch:
- the LOC131206548 gene encoding longitudinals lacking protein-like: MADQQQYFLKWNDFQTNMVTSFRHLRNEKSFTDVTLACEGQTCKAHKMVLSACSPYFKSLLEENPSKHPIIILKDVSYSHLQAILEFMYAGEVNVSQEQLPTFLKTADRLKVKGLAETPTNIKREG, encoded by the exons ATGGCTGACCAACAGCAGTACTTTTTGAAGTGGAATGACTTCCAGACGAACATGGTTACCTCGTTCCGGCACCTCCGGAACGAAAAGAGCTTCACAGAC GTAACACTAGCATGTGAAGGACAAACGTGCAAAGCACACAAGATGGTCCTGTCTGCCTGTAGTCCTTACTTTAAATCTCTTCTAGAG GAAAACCCTTCCAAACACCCGATAATCATCCTCAAAGACGTGTCCTACAGCCATTTGCAGGCAATTCTCGAGTTCATGTACGCCGGCGAGGTGAACGTGTCGCAGGAGCAGCTCCCAACATTTCTAAAAACCGCCGACAGACTGAAAGTGAAGGGCCTCGCGGAAACGCCGACAAATATCAAACGCGAGGGCTGA
- the LOC131216767 gene encoding origin recognition complex subunit 6 produces the protein MASSDNKLLLQHIQKLGLASHESLAPKSTELHRLLLIRSSGALTGNLSESAKATLCIDLAASLLGLPFDTETALKLSGLKKPAYSGGRRMVEKVLDIARTVGIGEICVQLGLNQVQNEATGLLEAYKRYDGTGTGSDFTHPQYAAMAVYQACQRRKVKPPKTKLVGLSHLKPTQWAMLEKNWEKCLANAPASNGAQDGNKEPEMQTEEETRVQTDSKHASRKHGSPEKVETYPNWKKRMLEKAYRELELLRGSG, from the exons ATGGCGAGCAGCGATAACAAACTGCTACTTCAGCACATCCAAAAGCTAGGCCTAGCAAGCCATGAGTCTCTCGCACC CAAGTCAACCGAACTGCACCGATTGCTGCTGATTCGCTCGTCCGGTGCGCTCACGGGCAATCTGAGCGAATCCGCAAAAGCAACACTCTGTATCGATCTTGCGGCCAGTCTACTGGGGCTACCGTTCGACACCGAGACAGCTCTCAAACTTTCGGGTCTAAAAAAGCCGGCCTACTCTGGCGGTCGCCGAATGGTGGAGAAAGTTTTGGACATCGCTCGGACGGTCGGAATCGGAGAGATTTGCGTGCAACTTGGGCTGAATCAGGTGCAAAACGAAGCGACGGGTTTGCTGGAAGCGTACAAACGATACGAcggcaccggtaccggttccgaCTTTACCCATCCACAGTACGCGGCGATGGCCGTTTATCAGGCGTGTCAGCggcggaaagtgaaaccgcCCAAAACCAAGCTCGTCGGGCTCAGTCACCTCAAACCGACCCAATGGGCAATGCTGGAGAAAAACTGGGAAAAATGTCTCGCGAACGCGCCGGCATCCAATGGTGCCCAAGACGGAAATAAAGAACCAGAAATGCAGACTGAGGAAGAGACTAGGGTGCAAACCGACAGCAAACATGCCTCACGGAAGCATGGAAGTCCAGAGAAAGTGGAAACGTACCCGAACTGGAAGAAGCGTATGTTGGAAAAGGCTTACCGCGAGCTGGAGCTTCTTCGGGGCAGTGGATAA
- the LOC131206034 gene encoding mitochondrial-processing peptidase subunit beta-like → MAALLKILRPAGIRTNRVRGLCQHVVGRKKLSNAGKFQAALVNVPPTEMTKLGSGLRVASEDSGSQTATVGLWIDAGSRYESTSTNGVAHFLEHMAFKGTAKRTQTDLELEVENMGAHLNAYTSREQTVFYAKCLSKDVSKAVEILSDIIQHSTLGEGEIERERGVILREMQEVESNLQEVVFDHLHATAYQDTPLGNTILGPTKNIQSIGKTDLQRYIRDHYKAPRVVLAASGGVRHEELVRLAEKNLGQLNATVDGSSLLTPCRFTGSEVRVRDDSLPLAHVAIAVESCGWPDQDNVPLMVANTLIGAWDRSQGGGASNASKLAVASATDNLCHSFQSFNTCYKDTGLWGIYFVCDPLTCEDMLFNIQNEWMRLCTMVTEAEVDRAKNLLKTNMLLQLDGTTQICEDIGRQMLCYGRRIPLHELERRINSVTAQNVRDVAMKYIFDRCPAVAAVGPVENLPDYMRIRSAMHWARV, encoded by the coding sequence ATGGCCGCGTTGCTTAAGATTCTTCGTCCGGCTGGTATCCGGACGAACCGTGTCCGTGGCCTCTGCCAGCATGTGGTGGGTCGTAAAAAACTAAGCAACGCCGGGAAGTTCCAAGCTGCGCTGGTGAATGTGCCACCAACTGAGATGACGAAACTCGGCAGTGGATTGCGCGTAGCAAGCGAAGATTCCGGATCGCAAACGGCGACCGTCGGACTGTGGATCGATGCTGGGTCACGGTATGAGAGCACCAGCACAAACGGCGTGGCACACTTCCTCGAGCACATGGCCTTCAAGGGGACTGCCAAGCGTACGCAGACCGATCTGGAGCTGGAGGTGGAAAACATGGGAGCCCACCTGAATGCATACACGTCCCGCGAGCAGACCGTGTTTTACGCCAAGTGCCTTTCGAAGGACGTCTCGAAAGCGGTGGAGATCCTTTCCGACATCATCCAACACTCGACGCTCGGCGAAGGCGAGATTGAGCGCGAACGGGGCGTGATACTGCGCGAAATGCAGGAGGTCGAAAGTAACCTGCAGGAGGTGGTGTTTGACCATTTGCATGCCACTGCGTACCAGGACACTCCGCTTGGCAACACCATCCTTGGCCCGACGAAGAACATCCAATCGATCGGGAAGACCGATTTGCAGAGATACATCAGGGACCACTATAAGGCTCCCCGTGTTGTGCTAGCCGCATCCGGCGGGGTCCGACACGAGGAACTCGTCCGTCTGGCCGAGAAGAATCTTGGCCAGCTTAATGCAACCGTTGACGGTTCCAGTTTGTTGACTCCTTGCCGTTTCACCGGCTCAGAGGTTCGCGTCAGAGACGACTCGCTTCCCCTGGCACACGTCGCTATAGCGGTCGAATCGTGCGGCTGGCCAGACCAAGACAACGTGCCGCTGATGGTAGCAAACACACTGATCGGTGCGTGGGACCGGTCGCAGGGCGGCGGTGCCAGTAATGCCTCGAAGCTTGCTGTtgccagcgccaccgacaACTTGTGCCACAGCTTCCAATCCTTCAACACCTGCTACAAGGACACGGGCCTGTGGGGCATCTACTTCGTTTGCGATCCGCTTACGTGCGAGGACATGCTGTTCAACATACAGAACGAGTGGATGCGCTTGTGCACGATGGTGACTGAGGCCGAGGTCGACCGGGCAAAGAACCTGCTCAAAACGAACATGCTTCTGCAGCTCGACGGCACCACACAGATCTGCGAGGACATCGGGCGCCAGATGCTGTGCTACGGTCGTCGCATTCCGTTGCACGAGTTGGAACGGCGAATCAACAGTGTCACGGCGCAGAACGTTCGCGATGTGGCTATGAAGTATATCTTTGATCGTTGCcctgccgtggccgccgttggCCCGGTAGAGAATCTACCCGATTACATGCGCATCCGCTCGGCGATGCATTGGGCCCGCGTGTAA